One window of the Salvelinus fontinalis isolate EN_2023a chromosome 2, ASM2944872v1, whole genome shotgun sequence genome contains the following:
- the LOC129816192 gene encoding zinc finger and SCAN domain-containing protein 21-like: protein MDVVRLFTNLLAVHRQQLQALAVQGEIQTEALAQLLEKEELRRMEPDVKLEEVKDPEAYLLLLEEADSNSRLSNVKWGFLGGECLRSGEPNYETLRASLQSQVRAEESRRQEDFSYLRYDPERGPRELGQGLESAAQHWLRPERRTAAEVVRCVALQRFVSLLPTHLGDCVLKQCPQDMEEAIYMAEEYLNNTPGDKCSEMDNHTDGEGYPAEQLREEEAGPTEHQVNSEKMKVTGPGLFLKRIEFSKVCQSSTFNIDARHLEDIYSEERRLDGEDDLVEEDNFSEHEDWIKEEIKYNNQAEVEDEIRSASEMGQSADVARNTENVERSQLRNIANQMPVFGRAKRGVSAPVISSSSPNTAETEGETPCCLKRKNKEDPFHRPSHCCHDCGKSYKRAAFLSKHSCSAFPKFICPDCAQVFASQKCLTHHRRSHNKALGCSECGKQFRDKYNLKCHMRTHTGESPYTCTDCGDVFAQLKGLQEHRNIHTEERPFRCSVCGEGFHQSHTLTKHKLLHSQESFLCTRCGKSFKLNDDLLRHLRTVHDESMYLNGDQSFHKNGDISPRPYWN, encoded by the exons ATGGATGTGGTGCGGTTATTTACAAACCTACTAGCAGTGCACAGACAGCAGCTACAGGCCCTGGCTGTACAGGGGGAGATACAGACTGAGGCTCTGGCACAGTTACTGGAGAAGGAGGAGCTCAGGAGAATGGAGCCAGATGTGAAGCTGGAGGAGGTGAAGGATCCTGAGGCCTACCTGCTGCTTTTGGAGGAGGCAGACTCCAACTCCAGGCTTTCTAATGTGAAGTGGGGGTTCCTTGGCGGGGAGTGCCTCAGGTCAGGCGAGCCAAACTACGAGACACTGAGGGCCAGCCTGCAGAGCCAAGTCAGGGCAGAAGAGAGCCGACGGCAGGAGGACTTCAGCTATCTGAGGTACGACCCTGAGAGAGGGCCCAGGGAGTTGGGGCAGGGACTGGAAAGTGCTGCCCAGCACTGGCTTCGGCCTGAGAGGAGAACGGCTGcggaggtggtgaggtgtgtggCCCTGCAGAGGTTTGTGTCACTCCTGCCCACACATCTTGGAGACTGTGTGCTGAAACAGTGCCCCCAGGACATGGAGGAGGCTATCTACATGGCTGAGGAGTACCTGAACAACACACCTGGGGATAAGTGCAGTGAGATGGACAACCACACTGATGGAGAGGGATACCCTGCAGAACAACTGAGAGAGGAAGAAGCAGG ACCTACAGAACATCAAGTTAACAGTGAGAAGATGAAAGTCACAGGACCAGGGTTATTTCTGAAGAGGATAGAATTTTCTAAAGTCTGTCAGTCCAGTACTTTCAATATAGATGCCAGACATCTGGAGGACATTTATAGTGAGGAGAGGAGACTTGATGGGGAAGATGATTTGGTTGAGGAAGACAATTTTTCTGAACATGAGGACTGGATTAAGGAGGAGATAAAATACAATAACCAGGCTGAGGTAGAGGATGAGATCAGGTCAGCCTCTGAGATGGGACAGTCTGCTGATGTGGCTAGAAATACTGAGAATGTTGAGAGAAGTCAGCTTAGAAACATAGCAAATCAGATGCCTGTCTTTGGAAGGGCCAAGAGAGGTGTATCTGCCCCTGTCATCTCCTCGTCCAGCCCTAACACCgccgagacagagggagaaacacCCTGCTGCCTGAAGCGGAAAAACAAAGAAGATCCCTTCCATAGACCAAGCCACTGCTGTCATGACTGTGGTAAGAGCTACAAACGGGCTGCTTTTCTCAGCAAACACAGTTGCAGTGCCTTCCCTAAGTTCATCTGTCCTGATTGTGCCCAAGTCTTTGCCTCTCAGAAATGCCTGACCCACCACCGCAGGAGCCATAATAAGGCTCTAGGCTGCTCTGAGTGTGGAAAGCAGTTTAGGGACAAGTATAATCTGAAATGTCACATGAGGACCCACACAGGTGAGTCCCCTTATACCTGTACAGACTGCGGGGATGTCTTTGCTCAGCTGAAAGGGCTGCAGGAGCACAGGAACATCCACACAGAAGAAAGGCCATTCCGCTgcagtgtgtgtggggagggctTCCACCAGAGCCACACCCTAACAAAACATAAGCTTCTTCACTCCCAGGAGTCTTTCCTCTGTACTcgctgtggaaagagttttaaacTAAATGACGACTTGCTAAGGCATCTGAGGACGGTACATGATGAAAGCATGTACCTCAATGGAGATCAGAGTTTTCATAAGAATGGAGACATTTCACCAAGGCCCTATTGGAATTGA
- the LOC129816202 gene encoding zinc finger and SCAN domain-containing protein 21-like, which translates to MDVVEFLVSLLDVHKQQLKALTRQGEIQAKVLSQLVKDGLTRTLDRPSPQDVEEQRRHRMTPGRDKDPEDWGARLDGLLQEETQKKNQLIRPQGLSNSFQTRVLGQMWTVEDQSRQDFLSLRYEPQKGARELGQKLDSAAKHWLRPDLRTAAQVEQCVAMEQFLSLLPKEAGAWVQKQQPRDMEEAISMAEQRLGSGVFTVSSPSPDHTQTNTAQGSTETQEQGSVKMQSTSDHPDALTKSFLNQLETQKSAHFSLEIPDMGVASYQEEKDEHKVVPEEESIFVCKQEVEDPDWHQESAPPEPIQIYGSTTGHESMSVDTPYISPPRHNSLSSTMYTHPTPRVSSQIPSPQSPPSLAPDVYHPHVQDSPVTDRLQSNNHSSDETELTARYTGLISEDGQLTWGTLPRVPSPSFHTRPPSPSPSHQCPDCGCCFTQQRSLEEHRNIHTGARPFVCGVCGKAFCHRRTLNKHTRIHSWERPFQCTDCGQTFKLKDTMKRHQVSHSRPGTGPGARQLSHSP; encoded by the exons ATGGATGTGGTTGAGTTCCTAGTGTCCCTGCTGGATGTGCATAAACAACAGCTGAAAGCGCTGACCAGACAGGGGGAGATCCAGGCCAAGGTCCTCAGCCAGCTTGTCAAGGATGGTTTGACCAGAACCCTTGACCGGCCTTCACCCCAGGATGTAGAGGAACAGAGAAGGCATAGGATGACACCAGGGAGAGATAAAGACCCAGAGGACTGGGGTGCTAGGCTTGATGGGCTGCTGCAAGAGGAGACACAGAAGAAGAATCAACTGATCAGACCCCAGGGGTTGTCTAATTCATTCCAGACCAGGGTACTGGGACAGATGTGGACTGTGGAGGACCAGAGCAGGCAGGACTTCTTGTCTCTGCGGTACGAACCCCAGAAAGGAGCCAGAGAGCTGGGGCAGAAGCTTGACTCAGCTGCTAAGCACTGGCTTAGGCCTGACCTAAGGACTGCTGCACAGGTAGAGCAGTGTGTTGCCATGGAGCAGTTTCTGTCCCTCTTGCCAAAGGAGGCTGGAGCCTGGGTGCAGAAGCAGCAGCCCAGGGATATGGAGGAAGCGATCAGCATGGCTGAGCAGCGGCTTGGGTCTGGTGTCTTCACCGTCTCCTCACCTTCCCCTGAccatacacagacaaacacagcacAGGGCTCAACAGAGACACAAGAACAAGG GAGTGTCAAGATGCAGAGCACCAGTGATCACCCAGATGCTTTGACCAAGTCATTTCTCAACCAGCTGGAGACTCAAAAGTCTGCCCATTTCAGTCTAGAGATTCCAGACATGGGAGTAGCCAGCTACCAGGAGGAAAAGGATGAGCATAAGGTGGTCCCAGAGGAAGAGTCCATCTTTGTGTGTAAGCAGGAAGTGGAGGACCCTGACTGGCATCAGGAGAGTGCTCCTCCAGAGCCTATCCAAATTTATGGGAGCACAACAGGACATGAGAGCATGTCGGTGGACACACCTTACATCTCCCCTCCCAGACacaactctctctcctccaccatgTACACTCATCCAACACCCAGAGTGTCCAGTCAGATCCCCTCCCCACAGTCGCCTCCATCCCTTGCTCCTGATGTCTATCATCCACATGTTCAGGACAGCCCAGTGACAGACAGACTGCAGAGTAACAATCATTCTAGTGACGAGACGGAGCTTACTGCCAGGTACACAGGGCTTATCTCTGAAGATGGACAGCTGACCTGGGGGACCCTCCCGAGGGTTCCCTCACCATCCTTCCACACTCGCCCACCCTCCCCCTCGCCCTCCCACCAGTGCCCAGACTGTGGCTGCTGCTTCACCCAGCAAAGGAGCCTGGAGGAGCACAGGAACATTCACACGGGGGCGAGGCCCTTCGTCTGTGGGGTGTGTGGCAAGGCCTTCTGCCACCGCCGCACTctgaacaaacacacacgtaTCCACTCCTGGGAGAGACCCTTTCAATGTACTGACTGTGGACAGACCTTCAAACTCAAAGACACCATGAAGAGGCACCAGGTGTCCCACAGCAGGCCAGGGACAGGGCCAGGGGCACGTCAGCTCTCTCACTCACCCTGA